The window CTTCTAATATTACTTTTGGGTCTCAGAAATAAAGCACCAAGCATAAACATATAGTCACATAATGGCTTTATATTCCCGTTACATTAATGCATTTACATCAGACTTTTGATTAAACACACAAAGACCCACAGTGTGAATGCATCACAAAAAGGGAAAAGATCAGTTTAGTACACATACTTTTATTCAGTTGTCTTAATTATGATTCAAGTTTTACTAAAACAGTGTGATTTTGTGATCTGGGGTCAGTTTGCATCCCTGAAAATGTCAAGTTCCACTTGATGTTTAACCTCTCTTTTACTATCAAGTATCTAGCATTTAATTATTGCACAAACCTAcagtttcacacacacataagcTAAACTGTTACATTTCCAACAACCATTGAAAATTAAATGGAGGAAAGCTCACATACTTTTAGTCTCCTAATCACAAAGCATTGATGGATTAGATGTTGATCTCAAAGAATTTCTTTATGTAGCTGCGTCAGTTAAATCTCCCGAGCAACTACTTGTTCTATCACGGATTAAACTATTTGTTCTTAGAACAGAAAATGTGAGCAAATGAACACATATTCTAACATCagctttgcttgtttttcttctctactCCCTGAGAAACTAAAACACTGGCTGGAGGACATTTTCACTTTCACACagagtgttatgttgtttgttaAGGCTATATTATCAGTTAACAAACACATGACCTAACAGTTTCTTTATTACTGCATTCAGTCAGCATTCAATTGTTCCAATTGATAGCTGTAATGGTTTGATGGTGGTAGAAACCTCATGCCAGAAGCAACAATCAATCAATCCCCAATAAATGTTGGTCTGCCTTGTAAAATGTAGAtataaacagaatgcaatgatttgcaatctcataaaccaatatttcatTCAGAATATAACACAGAAAACATCTTCttaaaagtgagacattttcattttcaagaaaaatattagctcattttgAATTGACGGTAGCAGCgcatctcaaaaaagttggaacGGGGGCAACAAAAACCctgtaaaaagaaacagctggagcaacatgttgcaactaattaggttacTTGGCAGTAGGTCAGTAAGATAAGTGGGTggaaaaagagcaccttagagaggcagagtctctcagaagtaaaagATGAGCAGAAGTCAATCTGCAAGAATATAAGAATAAAAAGTATAATGTTCCTCAGTGTAATAGTGTAAAGATATTGAATATTCCATTCAGAGAATTTGGAGACTTAAGGGAAACAGCTGAAAATCAATATCGGATGCCCGTAATCTTCGGATCATCCGACAgcgctgcattaaaaacaggcatgattctgtcatggcaCCACAGcacgggctcaggaacacttcagaaatcattgtctgtgaacagaGTTCATCATGCCATCCACAATTACACGTTAATGCTTAATAAGGCAAACACGGATGTATGTGAACCTCATACAGAAACGCAACCTTCTTCTCTGGgcaaaagctcatttaaaatggacagaGGCAAAGTGTAAAACTTCTGTGTTCAGGCAAATTGAAatttgagacttttttttggaaaTCTATTCTGGCTATTAAACAGCTTGGCTTTGTAGTAGAGGagcccagatgtttacagactgtttttaaaaagaggggGTGCCACACAGTCGTAAACATGGCTCTGTGCCAACATTTTTCAGacttgttgctgccatcaagaTGATTTCCATCTCCTCATTTTCcatgaaacagtaaaatgttTCGCGTTCAACATTGAGTgcgtttcctttttcttttattataaaTGATGGGTTTATGACACTGCGTTGTGTTTCTACTGACATTTCACACAGCATCCCAGCTTTTTGGGAATTAGAGTTGCTCTTGAAAGGATCAGCGGGctgtagaaaataaaaaagttcagTATTGTCAGTAATAcggtggaaaaaataaaattaaacccTGTAGCACAAGATTCCAGTATGTTCTAAATTTGAACATAATTCTAAAATACTAAAAATAGACCTCAAATCATATCTTCAAATATAATTTTCCTTCCTTGTCATGAAGTTAGAAAGACAGAATGAGGTCACGTGTTAAGTTTATAATGCCAGTAATTCAAAAAGAATGTAAACATTCGCTGTAAGTTTTACTGGAGTTTAAGTTCAGCAAGAGTTCGCTAATGGCTAAACACACAAACTTTCAAATCTAAACTTTGAACTCTGCTATACacttgctgtcactgctttgttGGCTATGATGTTGGACGAAAAGGCAGATGCATGGCTTCAGCGTTCCTGTTGCATTTCATGCTGGTGTAGATTACTGTTGTATAATCAATCCTTGGATTAGGTATCAGGTAGTGTGCCAGAGTCTCTGCAACTTTATCCCTGTTCTATGCCGTCCTTGTCTCTGCCTGACACAACATATGTGGTCTTTTGTTCCAGGTAGAAGGGTAACGCTTGATAATAAGCTCCATCATCAAGGCCTTTGATGAAGTGCTGAAGTGAATTAGTTTTGAGCTACACTAATAGAATAGCTGTTAAACTAATTTTCTCTGCTAACATTTCTCACAAGATGAAATACTGATATATTCACACGTAAATTCACACTCAAGGGGGCGGTTTGTTAAATGAGGGGATTTAAGTTAACTCCAGAGCACACCACATCACTTTGGTTAAAATGTTATCTGAAGTTTTAAGAACCGGAGTGTAGTGACTGATAGATCATGATAATCTTAACCTCTGAGCGATTTAATCTGGATTTAAATGGTTGTTCTAATGCTGCATACACCATTAAATACAGTTTTAAATAAGGTTTAAAGGAGCAGTCCTATTGGTTAGCTATATCTTTATAAATTGTGACAATTGTAGCTGGACTAAAATCATACTCTACACATGGGGTTGGTGCACCACTTATGTTTTTCCCTTCCTCTTTCACTCCTTTTTATATGCAGAGACACATGGTTTTCAACTCTCCTCCATCATTTTTTTCAGGCAGTCCACTATGTCCTCTCCGCTGACCCAAGGAACGATGTTTGCCTTGAACTTGGCAGACTGTAACTGCTGCATCTCCACCAGCAGCCTGTGCATGGGGTAGTCCCTCCTGGGGAAGGCTGTGTCCTCAGGTCCCAGGGCCTGAGAGGGACACACATCATTGGACCCATCTCCGATGTAAAACACCCTGGTGAATGGAGTACCACCGCGCTCCTTCTGCCGGTCCACCAAATACTCTCGAAGAATCGCCTGCTTACACATGTTGACTGGGCAGCGGGAGCATGAATGCGAGTGGAAAGGTTGAAGGACAAGCCGACCGGTGGCATCAAAGCTGCCTGGGTTAGTGAAAATCTTCCTGAAAAGGTGACGCACCCCAGCATGCTCCAGCCATGTTTCAATAAAATACATGTTGGCATCTGAGACCACCACAAGCTCAAAGTCTTGCTGGTGGCTCTGCATAAACTGGAAGAGGTTCAGGAGGCCAGGATTGGGTGGGATCTTCTCCACCGCTGAATGGATGGATTCTTTAGATACACCTTGCTCTGCCATATAGGCCAAGATCTTCTGACTGAACTCGCTGTAGTGACCTTCCCGGTAGCTGTCTGTCAGCCAGGTAGGGAGTTGTTGGCCAGGCAGAACCCGCACCACAGAGTCATCACTGCTTTCACAGATGATGGTCTCATCGAAGTCAAACAACACCAAAAAGCGCTGCTCCTGCTGCGCTGCATGGGTTGAGTTTGATGGAGCTGTCATCTTTGTTGTGTGGTCCCTTTCtggaaaaaaagaggtgggGAGAATGAAATTGTAAGAAAGTTGAGTTTTTTCTTTGACAAAGACAAAAGATGTCGAGAGGCATGCGGTTTTATTCCAGTCCATTCTGGAAATAAAGCGAAATGCCAAAATGaacagcactttgaatcacaCTGTGTCCAGAGCTGGGGAGAAATCAAGATGCCTAAATACTCCAGGGGCCATAAACTCCAGGGGAAACTGTTTACAATTAGacaggaactaaaaaccaaAAGGAAAGCATAAACAGGAGGCTCATTACACTTTAGTGGGAAAAAAACAGCCTACAAGTAGCACAAGCACAAACAACACTGTACATTATATTCAAATAACTGCAGCAGCCCCAAAACCTCATGGCTAGTTTCCACTCAGACATTCTTACATTCCTTTAGAGATACTTACTTAGACATGCCAGAGGTTGGAACCATGCCGGTCCCTTATTTATCAAGCAGATATGTCTATAGCTAAAGACCTTGCCTTTTGCAGGCATGCTATAACTTGAGTGAAGGAGGCAGTGATTTTGTCTCAACATAACTCTTCCACAAATGAGACAAATCTGTGCCATTTAGCAAAATTAGCAACGGTAGGATGTAAATCTATCTAAACATTGTACAATTTTGTTAAATCTGAAATATATTCTTTATCTAGCTGATTCAAAACCCTGGTTTGATGCGTGAACTTTGTAGTCACTGAGTAGGCTATGTTATTCCAAATAAATCAAGTATCAGCTAAATTAAACCACAATGGAGGAAAATAATAAAACACCAATATATGGAATTTCTACGCTGTTTCTGTCAGTCCCTAACAGAAGCCACAAGCCCTTTTCACAACTAAAATTTTTGACATGTCACAACACGCAAAGACAATTAGAATCAAGGGTTGCAATTACACCTAAAAGACGTCCCACTCTTGTGCAAATTGGTTCACTGTCATAACTTATTGGGACATGGGAACTGCACGAGTCCACCAGTGACACAGCAAAATTTCAGTTTGAGCAACTGTACAAGAAACTACAGGAATACAACACGATAAACTGCAACTGTCTGGCCCAAAAAAACAGACTCAGCATTCGTGAAAAGTCACTATGTCTTGTCAGCTTTTGCTATTTTGTGGGAcctcaaaacagaaaaaagtacAATAATCTAATAAAAATGTTGTGCCTGGTATCGGTTGTAAATAATTGTCCATAAAGTTGTTCAAATGGACTAAATTTAAAAGCCACTCATTAGCATAATTAATGACAAAATTTATAGCTGctgttgttttagcattttagGTGATTATACTTAAATATTCATTTCAAGTCAAATGCTGGCTTTTGCTGAACGTTTGATATTGTGGCATGATTTGCATAAATTAAGACATGAGTGCTTTCTCCAACTCAGAAAACAAATGACACGGGTGAAAAAATGAAGGGAAAAGACAACATTTGTCATGGTAAGATGTTGAGTCACCATACGCCTCCAGAACAGCGcaacagaacccccccccccaaaaaaagataCCTCCTCATTTGGTGTTTTGATAGTGTTGGTGGAGAGTGCTGACACATCCAAAAGCACAGCATAGCGGTAGTATAGTATATTTTTACCTTATTATCAAACTGCTCAGTGACCTTCTAAGACCCATGGATGGAGGTATTGTTCTCCTGGGTGGGGCAACCACTCCTACCAGGATAGGAATTTCTCATCATAGAACAGAACTGATGACTCAGATAAACTCTGTACTAATTTGCAGAGATCCAGACAATGCCCCCGCAGTCTGGCAAAGCAACCAGATTCCCTAACTGGAGAGATCAaggttcagattttttttctaaattgccGCCTGCCAACAGGCTGTACTCAGAATAATGTGGTGCAATATAATACAGAGCTGAGAGGATAACTGATAGGGAATATGGGCTTTAAGCCCAGTATGAGATTAGGATTTATGTAGGTCACGTGTGCCACTATCTAGCTTTTCATGTTTATCTATTCAGTCTACCTATCAGTGTAGAGTTTATTATCACCGCTCAGAATGGAACTGAGCACCAAAATGACTGAATAGATCACAACTACTTATGTAACACAAAGTCAAACAACTTGACTTAGCGTGTGAACATACTGTCAGCCCACAGCAGACCGGCTCAGTCACCTGCAGTGTGGCTGCAGTCTCTGGTTGTGCCAACTCGGCGCAGGAGCGTCTTCTTAAGCACCCACTACATTATTAACAGAGTATATTCACACACTAAGCTATCTAATTTTAAACCCCGTGTCTATT of the Odontesthes bonariensis isolate fOdoBon6 chromosome 23, fOdoBon6.hap1, whole genome shotgun sequence genome contains:
- the LOC142374381 gene encoding putative phosphatase phospho1; amino-acid sequence: MTAPSNSTHAAQQEQRFLVLFDFDETIICESSDDSVVRVLPGQQLPTWLTDSYREGHYSEFSQKILAYMAEQGVSKESIHSAVEKIPPNPGLLNLFQFMQSHQQDFELVVVSDANMYFIETWLEHAGVRHLFRKIFTNPGSFDATGRLVLQPFHSHSCSRCPVNMCKQAILREYLVDRQKERGGTPFTRVFYIGDGSNDVCPSQALGPEDTAFPRRDYPMHRLLVEMQQLQSAKFKANIVPWVSGEDIVDCLKKMMEES